Proteins from a single region of Rhodovibrio salinarum DSM 9154:
- the groL gene encoding chaperonin GroEL (60 kDa chaperone family; promotes refolding of misfolded polypeptides especially under stressful conditions; forms two stacked rings of heptamers to form a barrel-shaped 14mer; ends can be capped by GroES; misfolded proteins enter the barrel where they are refolded when GroES binds), giving the protein MAAKDVKFGTDARDRMLRGVDILANAVKVTLGPKGRNVVIDKSFGSPRTTKDGVTVAKEIELKDKFENMGAQMVREVASKTNDLAGDGTTTATVLAQALVREGAKAVAAGMNPMDLKRGIDQAVEQVVKNLQSQSKKVSGNEEITQIGTISANGDLEIGKMLSNAMEKVGNEGVITVEEAKGLETELDVVEGMQFDRGYLSPYFVTNSEKMVCELDSPYILLFEKKLNSLQPLLPVLESVVQSNKPLAIIAEDVEGEALATLVVNKLRGGLKVAAVKAPGFGDRRKAMLEDMAVLTGGQVISEDLGIKLENVTLDMLGQAKRMTITKDETTIVDGDGKAKDIEARVAQIKAQIEETSSDYDREKLQERLAKLAGGVAVIKVGGATEIEVKERKDRVDDAMHATRAAVEEGIVPGGGVALLQASKGLDKLKGVNADQQTGIDIVRRALQAPLRQIATNAGVDGAVVAGKLMESTDPHWGYDAYKGEYTNLVKAGIIDPTKVARCAIQDAASVAGLLITTEAMITEKPEKQAKGGAGMDYDDAGGMGF; this is encoded by the coding sequence ATGGCTGCCAAAGACGTCAAATTCGGCACCGACGCGCGCGACCGCATGCTGCGCGGCGTCGATATCCTGGCCAACGCCGTGAAGGTCACGCTCGGCCCGAAAGGCCGCAACGTGGTGATCGACAAGTCGTTCGGCTCCCCGCGCACGACCAAGGACGGCGTCACCGTCGCCAAGGAGATCGAGCTTAAGGACAAGTTCGAGAACATGGGCGCCCAGATGGTCCGCGAGGTCGCGTCCAAGACCAACGATCTGGCCGGTGACGGCACCACCACCGCGACCGTGCTGGCCCAGGCGCTGGTGCGCGAGGGCGCCAAGGCGGTGGCCGCCGGCATGAACCCGATGGACCTGAAGCGCGGCATCGACCAGGCCGTCGAGCAGGTGGTGAAGAACCTGCAGAGCCAGTCCAAGAAGGTCTCCGGGAACGAGGAGATCACCCAGATCGGCACGATCTCCGCGAACGGCGATCTGGAAATCGGCAAGATGCTCTCGAATGCCATGGAGAAGGTCGGCAACGAGGGCGTGATCACGGTCGAGGAGGCCAAGGGCCTGGAGACCGAGCTCGATGTCGTCGAGGGCATGCAGTTCGACCGCGGGTATCTCTCGCCTTACTTCGTGACCAACAGCGAGAAGATGGTCTGCGAGCTGGATAGCCCGTACATCCTGCTGTTCGAGAAGAAGCTGAACAGCCTGCAGCCGCTGCTGCCGGTGCTGGAAAGCGTGGTCCAGTCGAACAAGCCGCTGGCGATCATCGCCGAGGACGTTGAGGGCGAGGCGCTGGCGACCCTGGTGGTCAACAAGCTGCGCGGCGGCCTCAAGGTCGCGGCCGTGAAGGCGCCGGGCTTCGGCGATCGCCGCAAGGCGATGCTGGAGGACATGGCGGTCCTGACCGGTGGCCAGGTGATCTCCGAAGACCTCGGCATCAAGCTGGAGAACGTCACCCTCGACATGCTGGGTCAGGCCAAGCGCATGACCATCACCAAGGACGAGACCACGATCGTCGACGGTGACGGCAAGGCCAAGGACATCGAGGCCCGTGTCGCCCAGATCAAGGCGCAGATCGAGGAAACCTCCAGCGACTACGACCGCGAGAAGCTGCAGGAGCGCTTGGCCAAGCTGGCCGGCGGCGTGGCCGTGATCAAGGTTGGCGGTGCCACCGAGATCGAGGTGAAGGAGCGCAAGGATCGCGTCGACGACGCGATGCACGCGACCCGCGCGGCCGTCGAGGAGGGCATCGTCCCGGGCGGCGGTGTCGCCCTGCTGCAGGCCTCCAAAGGCCTGGACAAGCTGAAGGGCGTCAACGCCGACCAGCAGACCGGCATCGACATCGTCCGCCGGGCCCTGCAGGCGCCGCTGCGCCAGATCGCCACGAACGCCGGCGTCGACGGTGCGGTGGTCGCGGGCAAGCTGATGGAGAGCACCGACCCGCACTGGGGCTACGACGCCTACAAGGGCGAGTACACCAACCTGGTCAAGGCCGGCATCATCGACCCGACCAAGGTCGCCCGCTGCGCGATCCAGGACGCGGCCTCCGTCGCCGGTCTGCTGATCACCACCGAAGCGATGATCACCGAGAAGCCGGAGAAGCAGGCCAAGGGCGGCGCCGGCATGGACTATGACGATGCTGGGGGCATGGGCTTCTAA
- a CDS encoding YbjN domain-containing protein: MTSLLRLNELDPGNPIDLLEELVSANDWVFDRPSDEELAIQVQGKWVAYHLWTVWHAHMRAMSFACHFDFRIPEAKRREARELIARFNETLWLGHFDFVSEDGSVLFRHTIPLRGTAGASVEQLEDLVDTAVAECERFYPALQLVVWGGQATGDALAAALMETVGEA, translated from the coding sequence ATGACCTCTCTTCTACGCCTGAACGAGCTCGACCCGGGCAACCCGATCGATCTGTTGGAGGAGTTGGTTTCCGCCAACGACTGGGTGTTCGACCGTCCGAGCGACGAGGAACTAGCCATCCAGGTTCAGGGTAAGTGGGTGGCCTATCACCTCTGGACCGTCTGGCATGCCCACATGCGGGCGATGTCGTTCGCCTGCCACTTCGATTTCCGAATCCCGGAGGCCAAGCGCCGGGAGGCGCGGGAGTTGATCGCGCGGTTCAACGAGACGCTCTGGCTCGGCCATTTCGACTTCGTCAGCGAGGATGGCTCGGTACTGTTCCGTCATACCATCCCGCTGCGCGGTACCGCCGGCGCGAGCGTCGAGCAGCTAGAAGACCTGGTGGACACCGCCGTTGCGGAGTGCGAGCGTTTCTATCCGGCCCTGCAACTCGTCGTCTGGGGCGGTCAGGCGACCGGCGATGCCTTGGCCGCTGCGCTGATGGAAACCGTCGGCGAGGCGTAA